The DNA region GATGGAACCTGGCTCGCTGGCGAGCGCAGCGGTCCGTGAGGCCATTGACGTCCGTAGTCGAGTCATGCCCGGATCGGACGCGGTAGGGAAGAGGGCAGTCGTTTGCTCTCATAGTGCCGGCCGTGAGCGTTATCGGGTTCCACCCAAAGCAGGCGTAAAATCAAGGCAATGCTCTCGGCCAGCGATGCTGAAGCGAAGCGCAGCCGCACCCCCGTGACTGTTGATGAGCGCGCCGGGGGGATCCTTTTTTGACAGTGAGGGATCATTTTCTCCCGCAGCCTTGCGAAAAATGAGCTATAATGTGCGCCAGAGAACAATGAGCAAGGAGGGACTATGCCCGTCGTCACACAACTGGCCGTCACGGTGGAAAATAAGCCCGGTAGTCTGGCCCGTATTTGTTCGGTTCTGGGGAATGCGGGAGTGAACATCTCGGCCATTTACGTTCCGGAAGCAAAAGGGAAGGGGCGCGTCCGGCTGCTGGTAGATAACGCGACGCGAGCAAAGAATGCTCTGGAACAGGCCAAGCTCCGCTTCAGCGAGGAAGAAGTTCTGGCTCTCCACGTAGAAAACAAACCGGGAGCTTTTGCGGCTCTAGCCGACAAACTGGCGCAGGCCAAGATCAACATCAAATATGCCTATGCGACGACGGCCGAAGGCTATGCGCGGGCGGTGGTGATCCTGGCCGTGCCCAATGTCGCGAAGGCGCTCGCGGCTCTCGGAGGCTAGAAAAGCGACCTCAACTCGAACAGGTCCTCTCGCCAGTGTCTCTCACGTGGCAGATGGAAGCCTCGCGTTACCGTGAGGATCGTTCTTCTAAGATCGCTTCCAGCTCAGCGATAGCTTCAAAGTCTCGGGGGCGGCCGGCGGCCCGTTTGACCTGAATGAGCCGCTCAAGCCCGAGGCACAAACAGTCAACGCCAAAGAGGTGAATCCGCTCCGCGTACGGGAGTAGATCGTCATAGCCGCCGCCACCGGTGATCTCCCCGAGCAGATCAATAGCCCCCAATGAAGTAGCCAGCGTGAAGTTGAGCCCATTCCAGATCGTCCGTTCTTCCCACCGGAACGGCAATCCCGGCGGCGCCCCACGCGGATACGGCTGGAGCGGAGCCAGCGCCTCAACGAGGCGGGCCACGTTCTCTGGCGTTCGCCGATAGACAATATCCAAATCCTCCGTCGAGCGGGCAGAACCGTGAACCACGGCCGCGACGCCACCGACGATGATAAATTCAACCCGAGCCTTGACCAGCAGCGGGATCAGTTGGTCAAGCTTCGTGAGCATGGTTTTTTGCGCGTCGCGCCTCTTCGATGAACTGCTGTAACCTCATCAAGTTCTCGATGCGTTGCTCAACGGAAAGTTTGAGGTTCTCACGGATGAGCGTGCGATCCACATCCTTTTTATACGCCTCGATGACGGGATCGGGCTCCAGCGGTTTATCCTGTTGATGCATACGGTTGCTCCGACGGGCATTATAACATGGGCCTCAGCGGCCTCGCTTGCCCCGCGGGAGGTCTGAGGCTTCCCCCTGTGTCGGAGGATCATCCTCGGATGCCGGGTCCTCTGTTATCAACCTTCTTTCGACTGACCGATCAGCGATTGACTGACCAGTGACTTCGTGAGTCGGGCTAAAAATGTGGAAGTGCCAGCTCCACGCCGAAGGATGATCCAGAAGCTCCTGCTTCTTGGGCCCGGTCCGGGAAACGACGGTTGGTGGAGCTAGGGGGATTCGAACCCCCGACCTCTTGAATGCCATTCAAGCGCTCTCCCAACTGAGCTATAGCCCCACCAAAAGCGATAAAGAGACTACAAAACCTCTCCCCGGTTCGTCAAGGTTATCCTGCAGCCATCTTCCGAGCCTCGCCCTCGGGGGGACGCCAGGCTGAAAATAAAAATGCTTGACTTGCCTGATGGCTTTCTCCATACTAGCGCCCGATGCTCGCCGTTAGAAGCGCCAGGCGAACCCGGCGGGATAGCCTGCGCGATTGTGGTGGTGCCTGTAGGTTGATGATCGGACGGTTGATCATGCTCGGATCATACACTCAGCGGTTCGACAGCTCACGCTCAACGTGGATGAGGAGGCGGCTATGGTTCTTGCGCGCGCGGTTCAGCAGCTCACCCAGCCAATGGAACCGGATGAGCGAATCCTTCAGCGAATCCATGAGATCCTCAATCGCAGTCGGCAGCTCGCCTTACTCAACCTCCTGCTGGCTTCCGTCCATCACTCGCTAGAGGAAGATCAGGTCTTAAAGAACGCCGTTCAATGGGCGCTGGAGGCGCTCCCCTGCGAGGCTGGAGGGATTTATTTACTCGATGATTCTTCGGCTGAGCTGACTCTGGCATTTTCTCACGGCGTTCCCCACAGCTTCCTCTCCTCCTTCAGCCGGGTGAAAGCGGGTGAGGGCGTCATCGGTCAGATTGTCGAGCAGGGCGAGCCCGTTGTGGTTCAGCTCACGGCCATGGATTCGCGCGTCCTTTCGCCCGGATTGAGCCGTGAGGGGTTTCAACTTTTCCTGGCGATTCCCCTGCGGTCGCGGGAGCTACGGGTGGGAGTGCTCTTTCTCGCCAGCCGACAGACGTGGGAGTTGCCGGAGACATTCCGACAGTTTCTCGACTCCCTGGGGGAGATCATCGGTACGGCACTCGAACACGCTCGTCGCTATCGGCGGACGGTCGAGCTGTCCGAACGCGAGCGACGGCGGGCGGCGCACCTTCACCATG from Blastocatellia bacterium includes:
- a CDS encoding ACT domain-containing protein: MPVVTQLAVTVENKPGSLARICSVLGNAGVNISAIYVPEAKGKGRVRLLVDNATRAKNALEQAKLRFSEEEVLALHVENKPGAFAALADKLAQAKINIKYAYATTAEGYARAVVILAVPNVAKALAALGG
- a CDS encoding DUF6036 family nucleotidyltransferase codes for the protein MLTKLDQLIPLLVKARVEFIIVGGVAAVVHGSARSTEDLDIVYRRTPENVARLVEALAPLQPYPRGAPPGLPFRWEERTIWNGLNFTLATSLGAIDLLGEITGGGGYDDLLPYAERIHLFGVDCLCLGLERLIQVKRAAGRPRDFEAIAELEAILEERSSR